A single Candidatus Sulfotelmatobacter sp. DNA region contains:
- a CDS encoding protein kinase, producing MPLADGSRLGIYEIHAPIGAGGMGEVYRATDTRLGREIAVKILPGEMAQDADRLARFHREARAVAALNHPNVVTLYSVEECDGVHFLTMELVEGLSLDRRIAGGGLPVEQIIAIAGALAEALAAAHEKGIVHRDLKPANVMVTNDGRVKVLDFGLAKDVGAESSTDATLTSAGRTEVGMVMGTPGYMSPEQVSGRALDHRTDIFSLGVVLHEMATGRRPFAGTSSAELVTSILRDNPPLVTDTRAELPNDLARVIRRCLEKDPRHRVQTARDVSNEFRDLAQLASRPKPDPVSASRPVSANDSGAARADEGFWVAVLPFKYGGSNPDVAALAEGVTEEIVTGLARFAYLRVIAHSSALRYAQGAVDVRSAGKDLGARYVMEGSLRQAGSRLRIAVQLVDAVSGAHLWAETYDRPYQAEAVFELQDEVVPKIVSTVADTQGVLPHSMGEALRTKDVSQLSPYEAVLCAFSYLHRVSPEDHAKAREGLERAVKQAPGYAPAWAMLAIVTREEYNHGFNTRPDPLGRAFAAARSATEAAPSNHLAHHALASVLFFQRELQAFHTEAQRAIALNPMDGFTFAYLGMLTAFAGEWERGCAWSEKARNLNPHHPGWYWFPPVFDAYRKGDYRGALEIAQNINLPSFWRTNLVLAVIYGQLGEAEPARKALRALLAARPEFAAAREECAKWWQPEMVEKLIDGLRKAGLEIPGGNS from the coding sequence ATGCCCCTCGCGGACGGTAGTCGCCTAGGCATCTACGAAATTCACGCTCCCATCGGCGCCGGTGGCATGGGAGAGGTGTACCGCGCGACTGACACCAGGCTGGGGCGTGAGATTGCGGTCAAGATTCTTCCCGGCGAGATGGCGCAAGATGCGGATCGGCTGGCGCGTTTCCATCGCGAGGCGCGGGCCGTGGCCGCTCTCAATCATCCCAATGTGGTGACGCTGTACTCGGTGGAGGAGTGCGACGGCGTGCACTTTCTCACCATGGAACTGGTCGAAGGCCTGTCGCTGGACCGGCGCATTGCCGGAGGCGGCCTGCCGGTCGAGCAGATCATCGCAATCGCGGGCGCGCTGGCCGAAGCGCTGGCGGCGGCGCATGAGAAAGGGATTGTGCATCGCGACCTGAAACCGGCCAACGTAATGGTGACGAACGATGGCCGCGTCAAGGTGCTGGATTTTGGGTTGGCGAAAGATGTCGGGGCGGAATCCTCGACCGACGCCACATTGACTTCGGCCGGGCGAACGGAAGTCGGCATGGTGATGGGGACGCCAGGTTACATGTCGCCGGAACAGGTTTCCGGACGCGCGCTTGACCATCGCACCGATATTTTTTCCTTGGGCGTGGTGCTGCACGAGATGGCGACGGGCCGGCGGCCATTCGCCGGGACTTCTTCGGCGGAACTGGTAACTTCGATCCTGCGCGATAATCCGCCGCTCGTCACCGATACCCGGGCCGAGTTGCCTAACGATTTGGCCCGAGTAATCCGGCGTTGCCTGGAAAAGGATCCTCGCCACCGGGTACAGACGGCGCGCGATGTGAGCAATGAATTTCGCGACCTGGCGCAACTGGCATCCCGGCCCAAGCCCGATCCCGTCTCGGCTTCGCGGCCTGTAAGCGCAAACGATTCTGGGGCGGCTCGAGCTGACGAAGGTTTTTGGGTAGCTGTGCTGCCGTTCAAATATGGCGGCTCCAATCCCGATGTGGCGGCCCTCGCCGAAGGCGTGACGGAAGAGATTGTCACCGGCCTCGCGCGCTTCGCCTACCTGCGGGTGATCGCGCACAGTTCGGCCTTGCGCTACGCCCAGGGTGCTGTGGATGTCCGGTCGGCGGGCAAGGATCTGGGGGCACGGTATGTAATGGAAGGGAGCCTGCGCCAGGCCGGCTCAAGGCTGCGCATCGCCGTGCAGTTGGTCGACGCAGTCTCCGGCGCTCATCTGTGGGCTGAGACCTACGATCGTCCTTACCAGGCCGAAGCCGTCTTCGAGCTGCAAGACGAGGTTGTGCCCAAGATCGTCTCCACGGTCGCGGACACCCAAGGCGTTCTGCCGCACAGCATGGGCGAAGCGCTGCGGACGAAGGACGTCAGTCAGCTGAGTCCATACGAGGCGGTGCTTTGCGCTTTCTCTTACCTCCACCGGGTCAGTCCAGAAGACCACGCCAAAGCGCGTGAGGGATTGGAGCGGGCGGTGAAGCAGGCGCCGGGATATGCACCCGCCTGGGCGATGCTCGCGATCGTTACCCGGGAAGAGTACAACCACGGTTTCAACACCCGACCCGATCCTCTGGGACGAGCGTTCGCGGCAGCACGGAGCGCGACGGAGGCCGCGCCCTCGAATCATCTGGCGCATCACGCGCTCGCCTCGGTGCTGTTCTTCCAGCGCGAGTTGCAGGCTTTCCACACCGAGGCGCAGCGCGCAATTGCACTCAATCCGATGGACGGATTCACGTTCGCTTATCTGGGCATGCTGACTGCTTTTGCCGGCGAGTGGGAACGCGGTTGTGCCTGGTCGGAGAAGGCGCGGAACCTCAACCCACATCATCCCGGCTGGTATTGGTTCCCGCCTGTGTTCGATGCTTATCGAAAAGGCGACTATCGCGGTGCGCTGGAGATTGCTCAGAACATCAACCTGCCCAGCTTCTGGCGTACCAATCTCGTGTTGGCGGTAATCTACGGGCAACTGGGCGAGGCGGAGCCGGCGCGCAAAGCCCTGCGGGCCTTGCTGGCCGCGCGTCCCGAATTCGCGGCGGCGCGCGAAGAGTGCGCCAAGTGGTGGCAGCCGGAAATGGTGGAGAAGTTGATCGACGGCCTGCGCAAAGCAGGGCTGGAAATTCCCGGCGGCAATTCCTGA
- a CDS encoding enterotoxin, translating into MTPRGMKDGTITLSNDAISAAWSVRDGILRPVSLTNRYTTAHLNLGGNVFELVPKEGAALHSSDFKIVAAPVLRNISPAPRSPKAADQLTGRELRVVLEDSSGNLRVIWKAILRDGANYLRQEINIRILHQPVAITQIGLLDFVLPGAVVSGHVKGSPVTAGTWFVGFEHPLSDCRVRADRATCWLSRELPLQPGRDFTYSSVIGVAHPTQMRRDFLHYIELERAHPYRTFLHYNSWYDLGYFDRYNEQQAVAVVESFGEQLTKRRGVKLDSFMFDDGWDDPTTLWKFNPGFPDGLTKVTQTAASFGAAPGIWLSPWGGYDKPKEQRLISARAQAFETNEGGLALSGPKYYRYFRDTCLDMIAKYGVNQFKFDGTGNANEVIKGSEFDSDFDAAIHLIGELRAKKPDLYINLTTGTYASPFWLLNADSIWRGGDDHSFAGVGTSRQRWITYRDSQTYRWIVEDGPLFPINSLMLHGLIYARYAERLGDDPGHDFADEVHSYFGTGTQLQEMYITPSLLSADDWDVLAEAAKWSRDNASVLKDTHWIGGDPARLEVYGWGAWSKESKVRESVSREKAIITLRNPSDQPQDFTAPLATLLELPANSARAFKASSPWKNVTAKSIAISTQERHTFHLRPFEVLTLEMSPFWN; encoded by the coding sequence ATGACACCCAGAGGAATGAAGGACGGCACCATCACCCTTTCCAACGATGCCATCTCGGCTGCCTGGTCCGTTCGCGACGGCATCCTGCGCCCTGTGAGCCTGACCAATCGTTACACGACAGCGCACTTGAATCTCGGCGGCAACGTGTTTGAGTTGGTGCCCAAAGAGGGTGCCGCGCTGCATTCCTCCGATTTCAAAATTGTGGCTGCGCCCGTATTGCGGAACATTTCCCCCGCGCCGCGATCGCCGAAAGCCGCCGATCAGTTGACCGGCCGCGAACTCCGCGTCGTGCTCGAAGATTCCTCCGGCAACCTCCGAGTCATCTGGAAGGCCATCCTGCGCGATGGCGCCAACTATCTTCGCCAGGAGATTAACATCCGCATCCTGCACCAACCGGTGGCGATCACCCAGATCGGCCTCCTCGATTTTGTTTTGCCGGGTGCGGTTGTCTCTGGCCACGTCAAGGGATCGCCCGTAACTGCCGGCACATGGTTCGTCGGATTCGAACACCCTTTGTCCGACTGTCGCGTCCGCGCCGACCGCGCTACCTGCTGGCTCTCCCGCGAGCTTCCCTTGCAGCCGGGCCGCGACTTCACCTATTCGTCGGTGATTGGCGTTGCTCACCCGACCCAGATGCGCCGTGACTTTCTACACTACATCGAACTGGAGCGCGCTCATCCCTACCGCACCTTTCTGCATTACAACTCCTGGTACGACCTGGGATATTTCGACCGCTACAACGAGCAGCAGGCAGTCGCTGTCGTGGAAAGTTTCGGAGAGCAACTCACCAAGCGACGCGGAGTAAAACTCGACAGCTTCATGTTCGACGATGGCTGGGACGATCCCACCACCCTATGGAAGTTCAACCCCGGTTTCCCCGATGGCCTGACGAAGGTGACACAGACCGCGGCGTCTTTCGGCGCTGCGCCCGGCATTTGGCTCTCGCCCTGGGGCGGGTACGACAAGCCGAAGGAGCAGCGCCTGATCTCCGCTCGTGCCCAGGCATTCGAAACCAACGAAGGCGGCCTCGCCTTATCCGGGCCGAAATACTATCGCTATTTCCGCGACACCTGCCTCGATATGATCGCGAAATATGGCGTGAATCAGTTCAAATTCGATGGCACCGGAAATGCGAACGAGGTCATCAAAGGCAGCGAGTTCGACAGCGACTTCGATGCCGCTATCCATCTGATCGGCGAACTGCGCGCGAAGAAGCCCGATCTCTATATCAACCTCACAACCGGAACCTATGCATCTCCATTCTGGCTGCTCAATGCCGATTCCATCTGGCGCGGCGGCGACGACCACAGCTTCGCCGGCGTCGGCACCAGCCGCCAGCGCTGGATCACCTATCGCGACTCGCAAACCTATCGCTGGATAGTCGAGGACGGCCCACTGTTCCCCATCAATTCGCTCATGCTGCACGGCCTCATCTACGCGCGTTATGCCGAACGCCTCGGCGACGATCCCGGCCACGATTTTGCCGACGAAGTGCACTCCTACTTCGGCACCGGCACCCAGTTGCAGGAGATGTACATTACTCCGTCGCTGCTCTCCGCCGACGACTGGGATGTTCTGGCAGAAGCCGCCAAATGGTCGCGCGACAATGCAAGCGTTCTCAAAGACACGCACTGGATCGGCGGCGATCCCGCGCGTCTGGAAGTTTATGGCTGGGGCGCATGGTCAAAGGAGAGCAAGGTGCGGGAAAGCGTGTCGCGCGAGAAGGCGATCATCACGCTGCGCAATCCCAGCGATCAGCCGCAGGATTTCACTGCGCCTTTGGCGACGCTGCTCGAATTGCCGGCGAATTCCGCGCGCGCGTTCAAGGCAAGCAGCCCGTGGAAAAATGTCACCGCCAAGTCAATTGCTATTTCGACGCAGGAACGGCACACGTTTCATCTGAGGCCATTCGAAGTGCTCACGCTGGAGATGTCGCCGTTCTGGAACTGA
- a CDS encoding carboxypeptidase regulatory-like domain-containing protein — MRVCLSGWNFVAFLIVLLLSANAFGQGSYRAQIRGVVTDQSGAVMTKATVTLTNDGTNISQTAPTNEHGEYFLSELRPSVYTIKAQAAGFQIAEKKNVVLQVDQQTTVDFVLHPLSVSQTMEITETAPLLDTESATLGTDITSEYVKEIPLMNRNYFGLTFLAAGVTEVSGSGTSDNYPSGTNFTSNGQRNATAEVRLDGALISAPEQGEGGNSNVYYEPLVESMQEFKVENNSFSAEFGNNGGTVLNMVMKSGTNAFHGSGWYFLQRPQMDARDFFNPEPNPKPDVRRDQGGFSLGGPIVKGRTFFFVDFEKVHYSSAVSGVVTVPTMAERTGDFSNLTNNIYDPTAGLPCAGGTRPQVGYDCNGNVTGTPNVIPQNEQDPIGMAVLNLYPQPTNGNEFNNYNYTTTTQSPDYQFDIKVDHQINDRNRISGRYSRGSSNFTSPLSLGDGFDNGGYATSPVVAQNGSLEYTWTVNPRIVWTSHVSVDRVHQLSTTNIPTISSFNASLSSGTTGLPPVYQQANGLDRMPTFLMQGNLPWTNLYDQCCINTSFAHTLVSYSSQLVISKGSHLIKIGGEQRIFYNNFWQPNYPTGFLTFTDNVTSPTPNNDVDSFGNTSGNPYASLAFGYGDNVNASSQLVVTPSVANRSLETGFYVQDDWKVSPKFTVNLGLRYQWSSPYTSRGNQIEFSNFTADSGVNLDTSSVQAALQSVGLNYPSSTELLGTTQFPTSSMRTVPTYRKDVGPRLGFAYQLDEKTVVRGGAGIYFGMSPATNFQYPGSAFRKTANFFFTNDNFDTQSATLENPFPAGFTGPQGKQYGQFANWGYQNPNDLGTTAARDAEIYQWNVGIQRLLPSQIVLGVDYSANRSAHLPWSGTNNRDYIPSALLAQITAAVTPTDSTCSADSCVSNFLQSQVANPFYGMFNAGCVPSATNPCFNEPNSNYGQSTLPLAYLISKYPQFAQDFEGLMLESASSWYNAVQIRFQKRTTHHISFEGSYTISKATDDSSAGRNNWVGALGAGIPQQLDNLGAERSISANDTPQRLAAAVVVDLPIGRKQWIGGDMNRVLDGVIGGWSIATLITEQSGQPMALAMSNARLANGTQRPEVICPQLKTGVSMHTVALQWENVGGGTSTPTFLNPNCFADPGDQVPGNAPRYFSGLRVDGIHNMDLNLYKSFVPKEGMRLEVRAEIFNLLNHPRFAQPNSSVGDGLFGTITGDTVNGTVLETPRFFQFGLRFEF, encoded by the coding sequence ATGCGTGTCTGCCTTAGCGGTTGGAATTTCGTCGCATTCCTCATTGTGTTATTGCTCTCGGCGAACGCATTTGGCCAAGGCAGTTATCGGGCGCAGATTCGCGGCGTGGTGACGGACCAATCGGGGGCGGTGATGACCAAGGCGACCGTTACGCTTACGAATGACGGCACCAACATTTCGCAGACGGCGCCGACCAATGAGCATGGAGAATATTTTCTGTCGGAATTGCGGCCGTCGGTATACACCATCAAGGCGCAGGCAGCGGGTTTCCAGATCGCGGAGAAGAAAAACGTGGTGCTGCAAGTGGATCAACAGACCACGGTTGATTTTGTGCTGCATCCGTTGAGCGTCAGCCAGACCATGGAAATAACGGAAACTGCTCCGTTGCTCGATACTGAAAGCGCGACCCTGGGGACGGATATCACCAGTGAATACGTGAAGGAAATCCCGCTGATGAACCGCAACTACTTTGGTCTGACGTTTCTGGCGGCGGGCGTGACCGAAGTGAGCGGGTCGGGCACTTCGGATAACTATCCATCCGGAACTAATTTCACTTCGAACGGGCAGCGCAATGCGACGGCCGAGGTACGGCTGGATGGCGCCCTGATCAGCGCGCCGGAACAGGGCGAGGGCGGGAATTCCAACGTTTACTACGAGCCGCTGGTGGAGAGCATGCAAGAGTTCAAGGTCGAGAACAACAGCTTCTCGGCCGAGTTCGGCAACAACGGCGGCACCGTCCTAAATATGGTTATGAAGAGCGGAACTAACGCCTTCCACGGCAGTGGGTGGTATTTCCTGCAACGCCCGCAGATGGATGCGCGCGATTTCTTCAACCCGGAACCGAATCCCAAACCTGACGTCCGGCGTGACCAGGGCGGCTTTTCTCTCGGCGGGCCGATCGTGAAAGGCAGGACGTTCTTTTTTGTGGACTTTGAAAAAGTCCATTACTCCAGCGCGGTTAGCGGGGTGGTCACCGTACCCACCATGGCGGAGCGAACCGGCGACTTCTCGAACTTGACCAATAACATTTACGATCCGACCGCCGGACTTCCGTGCGCGGGAGGGACGAGGCCGCAGGTGGGATACGACTGCAACGGCAATGTCACTGGGACACCTAATGTAATTCCACAAAACGAACAGGATCCCATCGGAATGGCGGTGCTCAATCTTTATCCCCAACCGACCAACGGGAACGAATTCAACAATTACAACTACACGACTACAACCCAGTCACCGGACTATCAGTTCGATATTAAGGTGGACCACCAGATCAACGACCGCAACCGTATCAGCGGCCGCTACAGCCGGGGATCGAGCAACTTCACGAGCCCGCTCAGTCTAGGGGATGGATTCGATAATGGGGGATACGCCACCAGCCCGGTGGTGGCGCAAAACGGCTCGCTCGAATATACGTGGACGGTTAACCCGCGAATCGTGTGGACGAGTCACGTATCGGTGGACCGGGTGCACCAACTATCGACCACCAATATCCCCACTATCTCCAGTTTTAACGCTTCCCTGTCAAGCGGAACTACGGGATTGCCGCCCGTATACCAGCAAGCCAACGGACTGGATCGGATGCCGACGTTTTTGATGCAGGGGAATCTGCCCTGGACCAATCTCTACGATCAGTGCTGCATCAACACGAGCTTTGCCCACACGCTGGTGAGCTACTCGTCCCAACTGGTGATTTCCAAAGGATCGCACCTCATTAAAATCGGGGGAGAACAGAGAATTTTCTACAACAATTTCTGGCAACCGAACTATCCGACCGGGTTCTTGACGTTTACGGATAACGTCACATCTCCGACTCCGAACAATGACGTTGATTCCTTTGGAAATACCAGCGGCAATCCCTATGCCAGCCTGGCGTTTGGTTACGGGGACAATGTGAACGCCTCGAGTCAGCTGGTGGTGACTCCGTCGGTGGCCAACCGGTCGTTAGAGACGGGATTTTATGTTCAGGATGACTGGAAGGTGAGCCCGAAATTCACGGTCAATCTCGGGCTGCGTTATCAGTGGAGTTCGCCTTACACCTCGCGCGGCAACCAGATCGAGTTCAGCAATTTTACCGCCGACAGCGGCGTGAATCTCGATACGAGCAGCGTCCAGGCGGCACTGCAATCGGTGGGGTTAAATTATCCGTCGTCCACGGAGTTGCTCGGTACAACGCAGTTCCCTACTTCCAGCATGAGGACGGTTCCAACCTACCGCAAAGATGTTGGGCCTCGACTGGGTTTCGCTTACCAGCTTGATGAGAAGACGGTGGTCCGCGGCGGAGCTGGCATTTATTTTGGAATGAGCCCGGCGACAAATTTCCAATATCCCGGCTCCGCGTTTCGCAAGACCGCCAACTTTTTTTTCACCAACGACAATTTTGACACGCAGTCCGCAACTCTCGAGAATCCATTTCCTGCCGGTTTTACCGGACCGCAGGGCAAGCAGTACGGGCAGTTTGCCAACTGGGGTTACCAGAACCCGAACGATCTAGGCACGACGGCGGCGCGGGACGCCGAGATTTATCAGTGGAATGTGGGGATCCAGCGCTTGCTCCCCAGCCAGATCGTGCTCGGCGTGGATTATTCCGCCAATCGCAGCGCTCATCTTCCCTGGTCGGGAACGAACAACCGAGACTACATCCCATCGGCTCTGCTGGCGCAGATTACGGCGGCCGTGACACCCACCGACTCGACGTGCTCGGCTGATAGTTGCGTGAGTAACTTTCTTCAAAGCCAGGTCGCCAACCCTTTTTATGGCATGTTCAACGCCGGATGCGTGCCCAGCGCGACTAACCCCTGCTTCAACGAACCCAATTCGAACTATGGGCAGTCGACGCTGCCGCTGGCATATCTGATCAGTAAGTATCCGCAATTCGCTCAGGACTTCGAAGGCTTGATGCTGGAGTCAGCCAGCTCCTGGTACAACGCGGTACAGATTCGCTTTCAGAAGCGGACGACGCACCACATCAGTTTCGAGGGCAGTTACACGATATCGAAGGCGACCGACGATTCCTCGGCGGGCCGGAACAACTGGGTGGGAGCGCTGGGCGCCGGCATTCCACAACAACTGGACAACCTGGGTGCCGAACGCAGCATAAGCGCCAATGACACCCCGCAGCGGCTCGCGGCCGCCGTAGTTGTCGATCTGCCGATCGGGCGCAAACAATGGATTGGCGGCGACATGAATCGTGTGCTGGATGGCGTGATCGGCGGTTGGTCGATCGCGACGCTGATTACAGAACAGTCGGGACAGCCCATGGCCCTCGCCATGTCGAACGCTCGTCTGGCCAACGGCACGCAACGCCCTGAAGTCATCTGCCCCCAACTTAAAACCGGCGTCAGCATGCACACTGTGGCGTTGCAATGGGAAAACGTGGGTGGGGGGACGAGCACGCCTACCTTTTTGAACCCGAACTGCTTTGCCGATCCTGGCGACCAGGTTCCAGGCAATGCTCCGCGCTATTTTTCCGGGCTGCGCGTCGATGGCATTCACAACATGGATCTGAATCTTTACAAGTCGTTTGTGCCGAAGGAAGGGATGCGGCTGGAGGTGAGGGCGGAGATATTCAACCTGCTCAATCACCCGCGTTTCGCGCAGCCGAATTCGTCCGTCGGCGACGGTCTATTCGGGACGATTACCGGCGATACCGTAAACGGAACGGTTCTCGAAACGCCGCGGTTTTTCCAGTTTGGATTGCGGTTTGAGTTCTAA
- the glpK gene encoding glycerol kinase GlpK, with translation MQFVLALDQGTTSSRALLFDRQGSVRSVAQREFAQIFPQPGWVEHNPDEIASSQIEVALKVLAQTGAHANDVAAIGVTNQRETTIVWNRETGIPVYNAIVWQDRRTADFCERLRSQGHGPLIQQRTGLLIDSYFSASKISWILQNVPGARSLAESGKLAFGTVDTWLFWKLTRGRLHVTDASNASRTMLFNIHTGAWDRELLDLFQIPISMMPSVHASSEIYGETSVTGLEKIPLAGIAGDQQSALFGQRCVRPGLTKNTYGTGCFLLQNTGRRAVPSSNRLVTTVAWKIGDVTEYALEGSVFVGGAVVQWLRDGLALIRRSEDVEALAMSVPDNGGIYFVPAFVGLGAPHWDSYARGSIFGLTRGTTAAHLARAALESIAYQVADLLDAIHLDSGDAVPELRVDGGAAANNSLMQFQSDILGVPVVRPAVTETTALGAAYLAGLAVGFWKPEDLNTAATQDRRFEPQLPTSQARILRNRWNEAVARSKNWESSS, from the coding sequence GTGCAATTTGTCTTAGCGCTCGATCAAGGCACAACCAGTTCGCGAGCTTTATTGTTCGATCGGCAAGGCTCAGTGCGCTCGGTCGCGCAACGGGAATTTGCTCAAATCTTTCCGCAGCCCGGATGGGTCGAGCACAATCCCGACGAGATCGCATCCTCCCAAATCGAGGTTGCTCTCAAGGTTCTGGCGCAAACGGGCGCGCACGCCAACGATGTCGCAGCCATCGGCGTCACTAACCAGCGCGAAACCACGATCGTCTGGAATCGCGAGACCGGCATTCCTGTGTACAACGCGATCGTCTGGCAGGATCGTCGCACCGCCGATTTCTGCGAGCGCCTGCGCAGCCAGGGCCACGGCCCGCTGATCCAGCAGCGCACCGGGTTGCTGATCGATTCCTATTTTTCCGCCAGTAAAATTTCCTGGATCTTACAGAACGTCCCCGGTGCGCGTAGTCTGGCCGAATCGGGCAAGCTTGCCTTCGGCACCGTCGACACCTGGCTCTTCTGGAAGCTCACCCGGGGACGTCTTCACGTCACCGACGCCAGCAACGCCTCGCGCACCATGCTCTTCAATATTCATACCGGCGCCTGGGATCGCGAATTGCTCGATTTGTTTCAAATTCCCATTTCGATGATGCCGTCTGTGCACGCCTCCAGCGAAATCTACGGCGAGACCAGCGTAACCGGCCTGGAGAAAATTCCTCTGGCCGGCATTGCCGGCGACCAGCAGTCGGCGCTGTTTGGACAACGATGTGTCCGTCCCGGCCTTACCAAAAATACCTACGGCACAGGTTGCTTTCTGCTACAGAACACCGGGCGCCGGGCGGTGCCGTCATCGAATCGTCTGGTTACTACGGTTGCGTGGAAAATCGGAGATGTCACCGAGTACGCGCTCGAAGGCAGCGTCTTTGTGGGCGGCGCGGTCGTGCAGTGGCTGCGCGATGGCCTGGCCCTGATTCGCCGCTCGGAAGACGTCGAGGCGCTTGCCATGTCGGTGCCCGACAATGGCGGTATCTATTTTGTGCCTGCCTTCGTAGGCTTGGGCGCGCCGCATTGGGATTCTTATGCGCGCGGCTCCATCTTTGGACTCACGCGCGGAACCACGGCCGCACACTTGGCCCGCGCTGCGCTGGAGAGCATCGCTTATCAAGTTGCCGATCTGCTCGACGCCATCCATCTCGATTCCGGTGACGCTGTGCCGGAACTTCGCGTCGACGGAGGCGCCGCGGCCAATAACAGCCTGATGCAATTTCAGTCCGACATTCTCGGCGTGCCCGTCGTTCGTCCGGCTGTGACCGAAACCACGGCGCTCGGCGCCGCATACTTAGCCGGCCTGGCGGTCGGCTTCTGGAAGCCCGAGGATCTCAATACCGCCGCGACCCAAGATCGTCGCTTCGAACCGCAACTGCCAACGTCCCAGGCGCGCATACTGCGCAACCGTTGGAACGAAGCCGTCGCGAGATCGAAGAACTGGGAGTCGAGTTCGTAA
- a CDS encoding MIP/aquaporin family protein, producing the protein MKSKPTLMAELIAEFLGAFVLMLFGIGVVAMVVLFPTNIPGETIHGGFTNITLGWGLAVTMGIYIAGKISGAHLNPAVTLALAVFRGFPWRKVLPYCIAQTVGAFVAAALVFANYNPAFHQVDPNLDHTAGVFTTFPAFPAMPQAGFLDQFIGTGLLVLLIFAITDEFNVPPGANLAPLMIGLVVVAIGMSFGGMHGYAINPARDFGPRLFTVFAGFRNNGLTDGTRVWWIPVVAPLLGGLAGAAVYDLGIRRFLRPQ; encoded by the coding sequence ATGAAATCGAAGCCGACGCTGATGGCGGAGTTGATCGCCGAGTTCCTCGGCGCCTTTGTGCTGATGCTCTTCGGCATCGGAGTCGTCGCTATGGTCGTGCTCTTCCCGACCAATATTCCCGGTGAGACCATCCACGGCGGCTTCACCAACATCACTCTCGGTTGGGGCCTCGCCGTGACCATGGGCATTTACATCGCAGGCAAGATTTCAGGAGCGCACCTGAATCCCGCGGTAACGCTCGCGCTCGCGGTTTTTCGCGGGTTTCCCTGGCGCAAAGTGCTGCCCTATTGCATCGCTCAAACCGTGGGAGCTTTCGTCGCCGCTGCGCTCGTTTTCGCCAATTACAATCCCGCCTTTCACCAGGTCGATCCGAACCTGGACCATACCGCCGGAGTCTTCACTACATTTCCAGCCTTCCCCGCCATGCCGCAAGCGGGTTTTCTCGATCAATTCATCGGTACCGGCCTGCTGGTCCTTCTGATCTTCGCGATCACCGACGAATTCAACGTGCCGCCCGGCGCGAATCTTGCTCCATTAATGATCGGTCTGGTCGTGGTTGCGATCGGCATGAGTTTTGGCGGCATGCATGGCTATGCCATCAATCCCGCGCGCGATTTCGGCCCTCGGCTCTTCACGGTGTTTGCCGGGTTTCGGAACAACGGCCTCACCGACGGAACCCGCGTGTGGTGGATTCCCGTCGTCGCCCCGCTACTCGGAGGCTTGGCCGGAGCCGCCGTCTACGATCTCGGCATTCGGCGTTTCTTGCGGCCCCAGTAA
- a CDS encoding ArgR family transcriptional regulator: protein MMNKTLRQRAVLEVLKHGSIASQDDLQRLLRKRGFKVGQATLSRDIRDLNLSKTPQGYALPHGDNSAGLALPPVSRLVREFVLDIRSAQNQLVIKTIVGSAQPVAAALDEADWSEVVGTIAGDDTILIVCPDRDDARKLAGRLEEMLG, encoded by the coding sequence ATGATGAATAAAACACTGCGGCAACGGGCGGTTCTGGAGGTGCTGAAGCACGGGTCCATCGCCAGCCAGGACGATCTGCAAAGGCTCCTGCGCAAGCGCGGGTTCAAGGTCGGGCAGGCTACTTTGTCGCGCGACATTCGCGATCTGAATCTGAGCAAGACGCCGCAAGGTTATGCGCTGCCTCATGGCGACAATTCCGCGGGTCTGGCGCTGCCTCCGGTGTCGCGGCTAGTGCGGGAATTTGTACTCGACATTCGGTCGGCGCAGAACCAGCTCGTGATCAAAACTATTGTCGGCAGCGCGCAACCGGTGGCCGCGGCTCTGGATGAAGCGGACTGGAGCGAAGTAGTTGGGACGATCGCCGGCGACGACACGATCCTGATCGTGTGTCCCGACAGAGACGATGCCCGAAAGCTGGCGGGGCGACTTGAGGAAATGCTGGGCTGA